The Gossypium hirsutum isolate 1008001.06 chromosome D07, Gossypium_hirsutum_v2.1, whole genome shotgun sequence genome includes the window CAATTCAAACATCATTGTCCTTGAGGGAGGTACGGCCAATATTTAACAATCCAGCCTTAGTCTACCAAGTTAGCAAAAACTAGGATAATTTTAGGGTCCATAACCATTCCAATAACAAAATTACATCAAGTTCATTTCCCATTTAAGGTTTCAAGCTGAAATATTCACCTGTGATTCGACCGACTTGCGTTATATGATGCCCGGTTTAGTTTAATCGTGAAGAATGAAAACAATCGAGCACCCAAGCACAAAAAGATGAGAAACTTTAACATTGATGCATTACCAGAGACGGTTCTCAATCACAGCCGAAACAATGCCCTTCAAGGTGTCCTGCATAAAACCGGGTATCgtatgaatttcactattttgTCTACTTTGTTGGATATGCAAAACATTCATATAACATATGAAGCAAAAGCGAATTACAAACTTGTGTTATAGAACGGTACCATGCTATGGTCTTTGAGACCGAGAGAAAGAACTAAAGGCATAGACGACCCCGAGGAACTGCAAATACGAACCAAGATATAAAGCAAAGAGATATCTGAGTTCAAACTGTTGACAGATTTGTAAGTTTATTGTATTACATTCAATGGACAAAACTAGAAGTAGAATCCTAATTTACGTCGTCTAAAAAATGTCgatttaatagaaaataaacagACCTTATGTGTTCGATAAGCTGACGGGTAATTGCCGGTAGCATTGGCTGCAAATCATGCATTCATTCAAGATTCAGGACAGGTATGAACAACCAAGATAACATATACAACAGAACTATCTGGCTTACCTCGTCTCGTTTGCCAAATATTACGGACACATTGAAAGTTGGCTGGACCGTAAAACCTTCCTCCTTTCTGGCAACCGACAATATACATGCTCAGATGCATTTCAGATTATGATTATCAtcataataatttgaataactcaaagAATAACTCGATAATAAAAAAATCACAGATCTTCCCCTTTTGTAACGAAAGAAAAAGTACGAGGCGAACCTTGCTTGTAGTATTGTTCCCATAGTTCCAATCTGGGTAGCCATAACCTGAGAAATCATTAGCATATTACAAGTTATGGATACCACCCTCGACATCACACAAATACGCATAAATGCAATACCAAAACCCAAAGTTTGATCGGAAAAAAGGAAGTGGAAAGGCTTGTACTCACAAGAAAATGATCGTCGTAACGGCAAACGACTAGATCGGTTTTGTTCCCCTACCAAGCAAAAGGtatgaaattgagaatgtataaaTGACAAGACATTTACAAAGAAATTTGGACATATTAATGAATTCAGAAACCAAATCCAGAGCAACAAAATTCACTTCTGAATATGCAAAGCTCATTAGCAATAATAAAAGCCTGGATTTTTTTACAACAGCAAAAGGAATATAATCCAATCCAACAAATCAAATTCCTATCAATCATATACTTCATcatattttgttcaaattaatttaaaaaatgcagtataataaaacaaaaaaatggggaaaaattcaaatcataataAAGAAAGAACACCAATTATTCATGAAATTGTCAGTAAGAATATAAAACAACCATCTTAAACAAAACCCAGTAATCAAAACCTTTAAAACCCTTGGTAATTCATGCTTTGTTATGCTATTATAGGTAAAATCGTTAAACCCCCAGAAAAAGCTAATAAGATTCTGAGAAAGAACGAAGAACCCTTTTTTTACCTTGATTTCGACTGAGAGATTCTTGTAAGGAACAGGAAAACGTTGTTCTAAGccacccatttttttttcttttcctctatagaaactctttgagaatttgagaaGAAATCTTATTTCATTACAAAGTGCATCTCTATAGGGTAGTCTTCTGTATTTCGtgcctttttcttctttcttttcctcttaTTTGTTAGGGATGCTATAATTATTTGAGACTGAAGTTCCTAAACTTGGAATCCATAATTGATTTATTTGGATGGTAGGTGCGATTAGCATAAAAATAGCGGTAGCGATAAGATTAGatattgtaataatattatagtgtgagacaaaaaaataagctaaacgtACCGTACCGCACTTAATCAcctatccaaacccacccttactCAAATAAAAGGAGCtaaatcgattgaattaaaaatatttcaaaattagtaaaaaaaattacaaggagtaactttttaaaaaaattataaatatttatttaattattattgatatatCACTTCAATCGATTAAATTACTAGTTCGATTATTAGAATATCGTATATCAGGGGTGAGATCAGAGGTTGGGAGGTGTTCCGACTCcccctaaaataaaaagttttctaTTTAGAtcctttgaaatttttaaaattttaaattaataaaggtaaaattgcagtttacctcataaaaaaaatttctggctTCGCCTCTATCGTATATGATACTTTAAATTGTACCACATCATAACagaaaaatttatatatacttttttgtttttaagtaAGAATGTAATACAATCTCATTCTACCACatcatgaaaattttttattttctaaatttagaaatcaagataaatttatttgtgaaatttaaataccaaaaatgaataaaaaataaaccaCTGTTGCGAAGTTCAgtgatattataaaaatttctTTGAGAAACAATAGAAATAAGAGAAAACGTATAATTACAGGATTTATAGCCCAAAAGCCCAACAGGTTGGGCTGTATTAGGGTTAACAATTAATTaactctaaaaaaaataaaatataatgttaaattgtaaaaatatttactCCTCTTAAAAAATAGTCAATTAGTACGTTTATGTATGTGAAATTACAAATTTGAAATATTGGagtgtatttaaaaataatatataataaaaatttagtcaaattttactatttattgcGAGTTGTAAATTTAGTTATCTActctaatttgatcaattttaatttttttttattttaaattttttctaaatgcTTTTTGTATTAAATCTCACTAAGTGTCAgtcatatttaaatttataactaaAATGCCAAAAAatgccttttttttaattatgaaaataggtcgaaattttgaaaatttacaagaaTAAGTCGATGTAGGTAAAACACTTCTAGACGCTTTCAACTGGAAGCGCTTTTTGCACAAGTGACcgcacctttttttttttttggtgtcaTCCATTctcataaattttcaaaaatttgacctatttccataatttttcttAAATGGTATTTTCTGGAATTctaatctaaatttattttgagtttaaatttgaGTATATTCCAACTattcaagataaattcatataGAAGTGAGATCTCTTTTGGGTCTACTCCAGCATTTAGAAATTGGTTTATCGGTAAAGACACATGCACTTGATGCCCCGCCCGAGAAAGGGACCCAAGCCTTAGTAGCCCTGCTAAATGGTGATTCAACATAGATTCTACATATTGGAACCAAGCCAATTTTGGGGCCGCTTTGTGATAATGGAACCAACCGGCAAAAAGCATTAAGGCTGCAAAGACTAATGCACCGATTGCAGTACAATAGAGTTGTACTTCACTAGTTATTCTAAATGATCGCCAAATCTGAAAAAAACCAGAGGTTATTTGTATTCCTCGGAAACCTCTACCCACATCgccattcaagatttcttggcCCACTATTGGCCAAACCACTTGGGTGCTAGGTCCAATGTGAGTAGGATCACTAAGCCATGCTTTATAATTGGAAAAATGAGCACCGTGGAAATACATGCTTCACAACCAAAGAAAGATGATGGAGAGTTGACTGAAATGTGCACTAAATATTTAGTGAGAGATCTCCACCAAATCACTGGTATGGCTATCAAAATAGTGAGCATCGATATATAGGTTCCAGATCCAAGTGGTAGTATCGGGTCCCTTAGCTATTGTTATTGAGAAATGGCCCAACCTAGCTTATTTCTCGAAAGAATTTTTTATGGGATCCTTATCTACCAAAATTTTTACTTCTAGTTTCGGTGAACGAATAATCATTGAGTCCTCCTCTTTTCGGACATatctattatatttaatattgattgattttaattatatACATTTGGATGTTGCAACttcaaaaaataaaacacataaaaagACAATTTTTTTTGAGATTCCCACTTTTCAATAAcatttaaaagggaaaaaaaaatctCTATCCTGTTTAAATTTGGGCTCCAaaagtaaaaattgtaaaaaatttataaataaatattaaaatcctAAATTCTAACCCGATTCTGAGATCATAGATATTAAATTTAAGATTCgagagttattaatatttataattaatatttatttacatgtcgcctataatttttttattttatttactgaTAGGTATAGGATACTCATTCATTGACTGtgcatcaaattttattttatgtatatatattttatattaaaatcacatcaaattaaaattaacgtaatttattaaaatatatatttatagtaaaaaaattaaatctgtcgtactaaaacaataattttacaatataaatatcaaaattttataatattttcatatttttagttttttattttattttttaaatatttttctaacattGAGGGAAAATAAGGGGAAAAAAAGGCAGACAAAAGTACGACCCGCCATTTTCAGTGAAAACTCACGGGTTAATTATAACTGCCAAAGCGCACAATAGCAATTCCTTCTTACTAATATTTACCGTATACCATTTGTGAATGGCGCACTCTTCCACGCTTTTAAGCTCTCCCTCCCAGAGCCTTCTTTTTGATTTGAGTCTCGAAAAACTAGAGAGTTCCAAGAAAAAGCTTAGACACAAACAGAGCCACAAAAAAGTTATTAAACTCAGTGAGTAGAGGCGTGTAAAGATGGAGACAACTGAGCCTGAGGCAAACGTAACTCGGATAATGTTAGCAGTGAACGAGTCAAGTATCAAAGGTTACCCTCACGCTTCCATAAGTAGCAGAGGAGCTTTCGAATGGACTATTCAGAAGATCGTTCGATCCAATACTTCCGGTTTCAAGCTTCTCTTCCTCCATGTTCAAGCTCCTCATGAAGACggttctttctcttttctttctctctctgcGCTCTTTTTCTACTTTCTTCACATAAATTTGAATTTACACGACTGCGCTTTCTGTACGGGCGTGGTTGTGTTAGGGTTTCGTAGGGTGTGTGTGAGAATTCTATTGCTGTTTTTATGATTGAAATTCGTTGAAACTGCATTGATTTTCCGATTTATGATGTTatgaaagatgttaagtttgatttATCATTTCTTCAATCGGTTTGGCTACTGATTAATAgaaggttaaattctgctattagtccctgtactttatgAAAGTTCTGTTTTACTCCCTGTACtttttgaattggtcaattttagtacAAGTTGCAGATAAATCCGATTAGTTAAATTCAATTGCTAGTCTGTACTATGCATACCATTATAGATTTAGTTCATATTCTCCCCTGGGATCATTCTAGGTTTCTATTCTtctcgaattttaaaattttagtcttaacaTAAATCACAATCATTAAACAATTAACTGGATTTTTAGTGCGTtaacatatgataatatgtttgtcccatcaaattttggaaatagtagaacataaattaatgaatttaatagttattgcttggtgactgaaattttaaaatttgaaaagtgtagggactaaattcacaaattttgtgaagtacagggactaacataataatttaagctAAAAAGAAAATTAGCAATGTGATAGTTTATTCAATGATGCTAAAAGCCTGCCCTTGAAACTTGAATCCTTTTATAATTGGCTGTATAAAGTAGCAGGATTGATGTTGATATTGAATTTTTACTTGAATTGGACCGTAGCATTTTGGATACAAGTTTTATGTATAGCTGAATGCTTTACTTAGTAGAGTGGAGAAAAAATTGGATAGATGAAAAATTGAAgggtagaaaaataaaaatatgtaaaataattttttttttaggaaaaattaaaagaaaaagtaaatttctTTTGATCCACTGACTGCATGTTAGAgttaaaaaatgaaaggaaagaaaataaaaattttgaaaaatgtagAATTTTGAATTAACATACACTTTATCATTTTCTCTTCTCTTATCATTTAAATTTGGAATGATTTGTTTTTATGTATGAAAAATGATCatctctcttattttctttcttttcacttttcttaCTTACCAAGCACACTCAAAATTTATGTTCTTCCCAGTTTTCCATTCTCTATTTCCATTCCTCCATTTTTCCACCCAACCAAATACACTCTAAATGTTTAAGCTTTGGATCAGAAACTATGAACTCCCATGTACACAGTGGTTTTAGGGACGGATATTGTAATGCTTCATTGAAGCTTTTGGGTGCTATGAAATCAGCCAATGCCAGGTGATTGACGTGATGGCTTCTTCTTTGAATATGTCTTTCCTTTAGAATTCGAGGACATGGACAGCATATATGCCTTTCCTGAGGATTTCAAGACCATGAAGCACAGGGACCAAACAAGAGGGCTTCATTTGCTGGAATATTTTGTCACAAGGTGTCATGAGATTGGGGTAATCAATTCATTCTTAAGTGAACTTAGCATTTTAATATGCATTTTCCCATATAATGAAATTTTGTTGACTGTAGGTTGCTTGTGAAGCTTGGGTCAAGGAAGGTGATCCAAAGGAAGTTATCTGTCGACAAGCGAAGAGGATGCGGCCCGATCTCCTTGTTGTCGGGAACAGAGGACTTGGTCCTTTCCAACGGTAGGCTTTACTCCCATATGCCTCCGGTATTCAACACTTGTCTTCTCATTGCAATCTCTAGGATGAACTTAAGTTGGTTTTTAGGGAAGTGCTTAattttttgcttttgaaaatttgTTTGTCCAGGGTTATTGCTGGAACTGTGAGTGAATTCTGTGTGAAGCATGCTGAGTGCCCTGTGGTAAGCATCAAACGCAGTCCAGGTGAAACACCACGGGACCCTGTTGATGACTAAATTTGTTTCAATGGCTGTGGATTTTCTCATTGTCTTACAGGTGAAGAAACTCCATATTACCCTTTTGAtgacataaatttaattttaagccTGTGGATGTGTTTTTTCACGGTCTTGGTAGACTTGACTATGTCTGTGCATTTTTTCTCATTGTGATAATAGACTTGAAACTGTAGAGTTACTATTTCATTTATCTGCGGGGGATGACAAATGAATTGCTTTTGTGTTGGGAAAATTACCCTGTGGATATGATTGATGTACGAATAAGGCATTAGTTTCTTTATCCAATACATTGAACTTAGCATGATCATCAAATCATCTAGTCTTTATAGTGGTAGTTTTGAGTTGATGAAACTGTATAATCCTTGTAATGTTTTATGAAAGCTTATACAAGACCATAGAGCCTGTGTTGATTTGTTGCTTTAGCATATGCAAATGGCTAGTAACGCACCTTACCCATATCCATATaagatttttttacaaaatataatCTCAAACTCTCTCACACACTACACCATCACACACAAGCGAGTTCAGATATCGATCGAACTTTGATTTGGAGTATGGATGAACTCCCTGAGTCTAGTGCTTGAATTCGTGTAGCAACAAATTTCAAACTCCCTAACAAGTAATGTTAGAACCCCAATTTGTCCAATATTTTGTTATGTCCTGATTTAAGAAGAAAATGCCATTTGAGGTTCTTGATATCTAGATCTAATCTATATATGGATAGGTTTCATAGAACATTGTACTAATTTGAAAAACAAGCTGGAATTTGCAACCTTATCCAATAAAAAAGCTCAAACTTTAGACACCCAAAAATGTCCTATTATCATTATCCGTACAGGAGGAAATTCAGTTGAGCATTTCAACAAATAGAATCGAGGAACCCATGAAAGAAAATGTTAAATCTAAGCAATAGAAACTTTAGCACCAGCTTCTTCAAGCTGTTTCTTGGCATCGTCAGCTTCCTCTTTAGAAACTCCTTCTTTAAATTTCTTAGGCAGCCCTTCAATCAATTCCTTAGCTTCTTTCAATGCCAAACTAGTCAGACCCCTCACAGCCTTAATCACCGCTATCCTCGCATTGCTAGGAACTTCCTCAATCACCACATCAAACTCCGTCTTCTCCTCAACAACTGGAGCTGCGGCACCACCGGCATCTGGTGCTGCGACGGCGACGGCGGAAGGGGCAAATGCAGCGGCGGAGACACCGAGTTTGTCCTGGAGGTAGTCGACGAGTGTTCGGGCTTCTTCGAGGGTTAAGTTGGAGATTTCAGTGCCGAGGTTTTCGATTTTTTCGGGTGCCGCGGTGGCGTTGAGAGGACGGAGGAATGTGGTACGGTGGGTGAGGGTAGTAGTGGCGGTGGAACGGAGAGGGAATTGAAGAGAAGGGGTTTTGAAAAAATGGGCTGTAGTAGTAGTGGGTGAAGGATAAGAAGGGGAACGGAGAGAGAGAGTTGAGAGTGTTGAGGAAGCCATTTTTTCTTGCTAATGCTTTCTTTTCTTCCTCTGTTTGGattgagagaaaatgagagaggatAAGGTGAAAGGAAAGGAGAGGAGATGGGTGTATATGgtgaataaatatatattgaaacCTGTTGTTGTCctcaaagaaaaaatgaaaaaggttaaaatatgtttttagtccttgtactttgattaattttgagatttaatctctatactaaaaaattagaaattaaggttttcaattgtatttattttaaaaacttagtCTAATCATTAAAATTGTAAGTTTTTTCTGTTAAAGTTGTTGTATCAtgattgataaaaataataagttaaaCAAAATTTGACAGAAATGTCAtaagattatatatttttttgtaaatttgaaatttagcccTTATAGGGATTAAATCTCAAAGTTTatagaagtttagggactaacaGCACATTTTAACCAAAGTAAAAGTAGGTGAGGAAAAAGGAGGGGCGTTCCGAGAATCGAACTCGGGACCTCTCGCACCCAaagcgagaatcataccactagaccaaacGCCCAATTTGATACGTTACTTAGTAAACAAATTTTTAGCCACGAGAACAGTTTTAAGTAGGCTAACAAAACAATAATCATAAATCATATTTAAGGTTTATctatacttttataaattttaaaatgataataatctatgatataaattttgatatattgattaaataaattgtgTGTTTTGTGTTATgttctttttaaataatattagtgTCATACTTCAAATTATTAACTCTAAAGTagaaacaaaataacataaatatag containing:
- the LOC107926362 gene encoding proteasome assembly chaperone 3, whose amino-acid sequence is MGGLEQRFPVPYKNLSVEIKGNKTDLVVCRYDDHFLVMATQIGTMGTILQARKEEGFTVQPTFNVSVIFGKRDEPMLPAITRQLIEHISSSGSSMPLVLSLGLKDHSMDTLKGIVSAVIENRLW
- the LOC107926543 gene encoding universal stress protein A-like protein, with protein sequence METTEPEANVTRIMLAVNESSIKGYPHASISSRGAFEWTIQKIVRSNTSGFKLLFLHVQAPHEDEFEDMDSIYAFPEDFKTMKHRDQTRGLHLLEYFVTRCHEIGVACEAWVKEGDPKEVICRQAKRMRPDLLVVGNRGLGPFQRVIAGTVSEFCVKHAECPVVSIKRSPGETPRDPVDD
- the LOC107926542 gene encoding 50S ribosomal protein L12, chloroplastic; this translates as MASSTLSTLSLRSPSYPSPTTTTAHFFKTPSLQFPLRSTATTTLTHRTTFLRPLNATAAPEKIENLGTEISNLTLEEARTLVDYLQDKLGVSAAAFAPSAVAVAAPDAGGAAAPVVEEKTEFDVVIEEVPSNARIAVIKAVRGLTSLALKEAKELIEGLPKKFKEGVSKEEADDAKKQLEEAGAKVSIA